A window of Mycolicibacterium holsaticum DSM 44478 = JCM 12374 genomic DNA:
GGTTCATCCACGCGTCGTCGAGCGTGTCGGCGTGGGTGATCAGGGCCAAGAACGTGATGCCTGCGATCGCGTCGACGACGTCGGCCGCGCTCACCTCGGCACGGACCTCGCCGCGTGCGACGGCGACGTCGAGCCAGTCGGTCAGCCCGCGGCCCAGGATGTGGGCGAAGCGCTCGAGCAGCGCGGCGTGCAGGGTGGGATCGGCGGCCATCTCCCCGACCAGCCCGGGCAGCGCCGCACGCGCGGCCGGGGTGGTCAGCACGGCCACCGTCCGGCGCAGGATCTCGCGCACATCGCCGCCGACCGACCCGGTGTCGGGCAGCTCGGTGGCCGCCCCGATCGGGAAGACGGCTTCGTGTACGACGTGGGCCTTGCTGGGCCAGCGGCGGTAGATCGCCGGCTTGCTGGTGGCGGCCCGGCGGGCGATCGCATCGACGGAGAGCGCGGCGTATCCCGTCTGCCCGAGCAGCTCGACCGTCGCCTCGAGCACGGCACCGTCGATCCGCGGATCGCGGGGTCGCCCGATCTCCACCGTCATTACGAAACTGACAGTAACATAACCCGTCGTGACCGATCCCGTACAGCTGACCGACCTCGCCGAGCCCCGCTTCCCCGAGGCGGTCGAGCCGATCCGGCAGATGATGGCGGCGATGGCGCCCGAGTGCCCGCTCGACGCTGACGTGCTGCACGCCAAGGCCGCGGCCGAGACCGGCCTGCACGACTTCGGCGCCGACGACTACCGTGCGCGCTTGGACGTGTA
This region includes:
- a CDS encoding TetR/AcrR family transcriptional regulator, with the translated sequence MTVEIGRPRDPRIDGAVLEATVELLGQTGYAALSVDAIARRAATSKPAIYRRWPSKAHVVHEAVFPIGAATELPDTGSVGGDVREILRRTVAVLTTPAARAALPGLVGEMAADPTLHAALLERFAHILGRGLTDWLDVAVARGEVRAEVSAADVVDAIAGITFLALITHADTLDDAWMNRTAELITKGISA